A genome region from Flavobacterium sp. includes the following:
- a CDS encoding WG repeat-containing protein, protein MKKTLIFLLLASIQFVNSQELALVKKNSKIGYLSKDGSFKIEPQYKSARSFSEGLAAVENGGKWGFIDAKGSWVIPADFKDAKDFNSGIAVVQKDKDWVYINTKGEIQKGPTTDKVFDFNDGVAFIRQNNKVGLINNKMTVVLEPKYDQIKPFENGYARVELNKNWGIIDTNGKELVEPVYAEVGNYFKGTTWARKDKTFGLVSGGKFIPVDGAEKIWDFETQDLTFAKKNGKIGYIDLKGNWVILPIYDKGKAFSKNLAPVLVGKKWGFINPEGKFVIEPTYNDAEVFSTNGLAPVKESNWGFINESGKLVIPTQYGITSNGFVIALFVQQDKGFIGGVARVKNEGKWGFLKPDGTVLANQWFENAELFSKSAETLLQ, encoded by the coding sequence ATGAAAAAGACACTTATTTTTTTACTGCTGGCAAGTATTCAATTTGTTAATAGTCAAGAATTGGCATTAGTTAAAAAAAATTCTAAAATTGGATATCTGTCTAAAGATGGATCTTTTAAAATCGAACCTCAATACAAATCTGCCAGAAGTTTTTCTGAAGGTTTAGCTGCTGTAGAAAATGGCGGAAAATGGGGATTTATCGATGCAAAAGGAAGTTGGGTAATTCCAGCAGATTTTAAAGATGCTAAAGATTTTAACAGCGGAATTGCAGTTGTACAAAAAGATAAAGACTGGGTTTACATTAATACAAAAGGAGAAATTCAAAAAGGACCAACTACTGACAAAGTATTTGATTTTAATGATGGCGTTGCCTTCATCAGGCAAAACAATAAAGTTGGGTTAATCAACAACAAAATGACTGTAGTTTTAGAACCAAAATACGATCAGATCAAACCTTTTGAAAATGGTTATGCCAGAGTGGAACTGAACAAAAACTGGGGAATTATTGATACTAACGGAAAAGAATTGGTTGAACCAGTTTATGCCGAAGTTGGAAATTATTTTAAAGGAACGACTTGGGCAAGAAAAGACAAAACTTTCGGATTGGTAAGTGGTGGAAAATTCATTCCAGTTGACGGAGCTGAAAAAATCTGGGATTTTGAAACTCAAGATTTGACTTTTGCTAAAAAGAACGGAAAAATTGGATATATCGATTTAAAAGGAAATTGGGTAATTCTTCCTATTTATGATAAAGGAAAAGCGTTCTCAAAAAATCTAGCTCCTGTTTTAGTTGGAAAAAAATGGGGATTCATCAATCCAGAAGGGAAATTTGTAATTGAGCCAACTTACAACGATGCAGAAGTTTTTAGTACAAACGGTCTGGCTCCAGTAAAAGAAAGCAACTGGGGATTCATTAACGAATCTGGAAAACTGGTAATTCCAACGCAATACGGAATCACTTCAAACGGATTTGTTATTGCTTTGTTTGTACAGCAGGACAAAGGATTTATTGGTGGTGTTGCCAGAGTTAAAAACGAAGGAAAATGGGGATTTCTTAAACCTGACGGAACAGTTTTAGCCAACCAATGGTTTGAAAATGCAGAATTATTTTCAAAAAGTGCAGAAACTCTGCTGCAGTAG
- a CDS encoding beta-ketoacyl-[acyl-carrier-protein] synthase family protein, whose translation MNRRVVITGMGIYSCIGTSLDEVKESLYNGKSGIQFDAERKEFGFQSALTGMVPKADLKNLLTRRQRMSIGEETEYAYMATIEALKNAGIDDSFFETHEVGIMYGNDSVSKAIIDATDIVREKKDTALIGSGAIFKSMNSTVTMNLSTIFKLRGINLTVSAACASGSHSIGLAYFLIKSGFQDIVITGGAQEINKYAMSSFDGLGVFSNRESDPEKASRPFDAGRDGLIPSGGGATLILESYESAIARGANIIAEVSGYGFSSNGGHISTPNVEGPATAMQRALDDAKLKATDIEYINAHATSTPVGDANEAKAIFEVFGEKNPYVSSTKSMTGHECWMAGASEIIYSILMMQNDFIAPNINLENPDEDASKLNLVKTTLNKKFDIFLSNSFGFGGTNSALVVKKFKLSNE comes from the coding sequence ATGAATAGAAGAGTTGTAATTACTGGAATGGGAATTTATTCTTGTATCGGAACTTCTTTAGATGAAGTAAAGGAATCATTATATAATGGAAAATCAGGAATTCAGTTCGATGCTGAACGAAAAGAATTTGGTTTTCAGTCAGCCTTAACCGGAATGGTTCCGAAAGCTGATTTAAAAAATCTTTTGACCCGAAGACAACGTATGAGCATTGGCGAAGAAACCGAATATGCTTACATGGCCACGATCGAAGCATTGAAAAATGCCGGTATCGACGATTCTTTTTTTGAAACTCACGAAGTGGGAATTATGTACGGAAACGACAGTGTTTCTAAAGCCATTATTGATGCTACAGATATTGTACGCGAGAAAAAAGATACTGCCTTAATTGGTTCCGGAGCGATTTTTAAATCGATGAATTCTACCGTTACCATGAATCTTTCAACAATTTTTAAACTTCGTGGTATCAATTTAACCGTAAGTGCAGCTTGTGCCAGCGGTTCGCACTCTATAGGATTAGCTTATTTTTTAATAAAAAGCGGTTTTCAGGATATCGTTATTACCGGAGGAGCACAGGAAATTAACAAATATGCCATGAGCAGTTTTGATGGTTTAGGTGTTTTTTCTAACAGAGAAAGTGATCCGGAAAAAGCATCAAGACCTTTTGATGCCGGACGCGACGGATTAATCCCGAGTGGCGGCGGAGCAACCTTAATTCTTGAAAGTTACGAATCTGCTATTGCTCGTGGAGCCAACATTATTGCCGAAGTTTCCGGTTACGGATTTTCTTCAAACGGTGGACATATTTCTACTCCAAACGTCGAAGGACCGGCTACAGCTATGCAGAGAGCACTTGACGATGCTAAACTAAAAGCAACCGATATTGAGTATATAAATGCACACGCAACTTCAACTCCGGTTGGTGATGCAAACGAAGCCAAAGCAATTTTTGAAGTTTTTGGTGAGAAAAATCCTTATGTAAGTTCAACAAAATCGATGACGGGACACGAATGCTGGATGGCCGGAGCAAGTGAAATTATTTACTCTATCCTAATGATGCAGAACGATTTCATTGCGCCAAACATCAATTTAGAAAACCCAGACGAAGATGCTTCAAAATTAAATTTAGTTAAAACTACGTTAAACAAAAAATTTGACATATTTTTGTCCAATTCTTTCGGTTTCGGAGGAACCAACTCTGCGTTGGTGGTTAAAAAGTTTAAATTGAGCAATGAATAA
- a CDS encoding glucose 1-dehydrogenase, whose amino-acid sequence MFSLQNKKAIITGGGSGIGRAISVLFAKQGAEVHVLELTEESAKETVEEIKSNGGTVFAHACDVSNHEQVKSTFEKIGNINILVNNAGIAHVGKVDTTSESDFDRIMNVNVKGVYNCLHASIPALRNSGGGVILNLASIASWVGIPDRFAYSTAKGAVMAMTLSVAKDYLHDKIRCNSISPARVHTPFVDGFIAKNYPGKEEEIFEKLSKSQPIGRMGKPEEIATLALFLCSDESSFITGSDYPIDGGFIKLNN is encoded by the coding sequence ATGTTTTCATTACAAAATAAAAAAGCAATTATCACAGGCGGAGGAAGCGGAATTGGAAGAGCGATTTCTGTCTTATTTGCTAAACAAGGAGCTGAAGTCCACGTTTTAGAATTGACGGAAGAAAGCGCAAAAGAAACTGTAGAAGAAATCAAATCAAATGGCGGAACTGTTTTTGCTCATGCTTGCGACGTTTCAAATCACGAACAAGTAAAATCGACTTTTGAGAAAATCGGAAATATTAATATTCTGGTTAACAATGCTGGAATTGCCCACGTTGGAAAAGTAGACACAACTTCTGAATCTGATTTTGATCGTATTATGAATGTAAATGTAAAAGGTGTTTACAACTGTCTTCACGCTTCGATTCCAGCACTGAGAAATTCAGGGGGAGGAGTCATTTTGAACTTAGCTTCTATTGCAAGCTGGGTTGGTATCCCAGATCGTTTTGCTTATTCAACAGCAAAAGGAGCGGTTATGGCAATGACTTTATCGGTTGCTAAAGATTATTTACACGATAAAATCAGATGTAATTCTATTTCTCCTGCGAGAGTGCACACGCCTTTCGTAGATGGATTTATCGCTAAAAATTATCCTGGAAAAGAAGAAGAAATTTTCGAAAAACTATCTAAATCACAGCCAATCGGTCGTATGGGAAAACCAGAAGAAATTGCAACTTTAGCTTTATTCTTATGCAGCGACGAATCGTCTTTCATCACAGGTTCAGACTATCCAATTGATGGTGGTTTTATCAAATTGAACAACTAA
- a CDS encoding aromatic amino acid ammonia-lyase, protein MNTINEYLSLAEFEAIIFGKSKVAISDVVLNRVNESFNFLKEFSGNKVIYGVNTGFGPMAQYRIKESDQIQLQYNLIRSHSSGTGKPLNAECAKAAILARLNTLSLGNSGVHSSVIHLMAELINRDITPLIFEHGGVGASGDLVQLSHLALVLIGEGEVFYKGERRATAEVFEIEGLKPIQVEIREGLALINGTSVMTGIGVVNVHYAKKLLDWSLKASCAINELVQAYDDHFSEELNQTKRHKGQQEVAERMRKNLSDSTLIRKREDHLYSGENTEEIFKEKVQEYYSLRCVPQILGPVLETINNVASILEDEFNSANDNPIIDVKNKHVYHGGNFHGDYISLEMDKLKIVITKLTMLAERQLNYLLNSKINEILPPFVNLGTLGFNFGMQGVQFVATSTTAENQMLSNSMYVHSIPNNNDNQDIVSMGTNAAVITSKVIENSFEVLAIELITIVQAIDYLKQKDQISSTTKKWYDDIRNIIPEFKEDQVMYPFVQKVKDYLINN, encoded by the coding sequence ATGAATACAATAAATGAATATTTAAGTTTAGCAGAATTTGAAGCCATAATCTTTGGAAAAAGTAAAGTTGCGATAAGCGATGTGGTCTTAAATCGAGTAAACGAAAGTTTTAATTTCTTAAAAGAATTCTCAGGAAATAAAGTAATATACGGTGTAAATACGGGATTTGGTCCAATGGCTCAGTACAGAATTAAAGAGTCTGATCAAATTCAATTGCAATATAATTTAATTAGAAGCCACTCTTCTGGAACAGGAAAACCTTTGAACGCTGAGTGTGCAAAAGCAGCAATTTTAGCTCGATTAAATACACTTTCTTTAGGAAATTCAGGAGTTCATTCTTCTGTTATTCATTTAATGGCAGAATTAATCAATAGAGATATTACGCCTTTAATTTTTGAGCACGGTGGTGTAGGTGCCAGCGGAGATTTAGTGCAATTATCACATTTAGCCTTAGTTTTAATTGGAGAAGGCGAAGTTTTTTATAAAGGAGAAAGACGCGCAACTGCAGAAGTTTTCGAAATTGAAGGTTTAAAACCAATTCAAGTAGAAATTAGAGAAGGTCTGGCATTAATCAACGGAACTTCAGTAATGACAGGAATTGGAGTGGTAAATGTTCATTATGCAAAAAAATTATTAGACTGGTCGTTAAAAGCTTCTTGTGCGATTAACGAATTAGTTCAAGCTTATGACGATCATTTCTCTGAAGAATTAAATCAAACCAAACGTCATAAAGGACAGCAGGAAGTTGCGGAAAGAATGAGAAAAAATCTTTCTGACAGTACTTTGATCCGTAAAAGAGAAGACCATTTATATTCTGGCGAAAACACAGAAGAAATCTTCAAAGAAAAAGTTCAGGAATATTATTCATTAAGATGCGTTCCTCAAATTCTAGGACCAGTTTTAGAAACTATTAATAATGTAGCTTCTATCTTAGAAGACGAATTTAACTCGGCAAACGACAATCCAATTATAGACGTAAAAAACAAACACGTTTACCACGGAGGAAATTTCCACGGAGATTACATTTCGCTAGAAATGGATAAACTGAAAATCGTTATTACAAAATTAACGATGCTGGCAGAACGTCAATTGAATTATTTATTGAATTCAAAAATCAACGAAATTTTGCCTCCATTCGTAAACTTAGGAACATTAGGATTCAATTTCGGAATGCAGGGCGTTCAGTTCGTGGCGACTTCAACAACTGCCGAAAACCAAATGTTATCAAACTCAATGTACGTGCACAGTATCCCGAACAACAATGACAATCAAGACATTGTAAGTATGGGAACAAACGCGGCGGTAATTACATCAAAAGTGATTGAAAATTCTTTTGAAGTTTTGGCTATCGAATTAATTACGATTGTTCAGGCAATTGATTATTTAAAACAAAAAGATCAAATTTCGTCTACAACTAAAAAATGGTACGACGATATTAGAAATATAATTCCAGAATTTAAGGAAGATCAAGTAATGTATCCTTTTGTTCAAAAAGTAAAAGATTATTTGATCAATAATTAA
- the fabG gene encoding 3-oxoacyl-ACP reductase FabG codes for MKCVLVTGGSRGIGSAICKKLAVESDYHILINYHSNKTAAEETLQEVQKLGATGEILGFDVSNFENVQNVLTAWQEANPEKLVEAIVNNAGITKDGLFMWMTPEDWNGVMNTSVNGFFNVTQFFIQKMLRNKYGRIVNMVSVSGVKGTAGQANYSAAKGAIVATTKALAQEVAKRNITVNAVAPGFIRTDMTSQLDEKELLKLIPVNRFGEAEEVADLVSFLISKKSSYITGEIININGGIYS; via the coding sequence ATGAAGTGTGTATTAGTAACAGGCGGTTCGAGAGGAATTGGAAGTGCGATTTGTAAAAAACTAGCCGTAGAATCCGATTATCATATTCTGATTAACTATCATTCAAATAAAACAGCTGCCGAAGAAACATTGCAAGAAGTGCAAAAATTAGGCGCAACAGGCGAAATCTTAGGTTTTGATGTTTCTAATTTTGAAAATGTACAAAATGTTTTAACTGCTTGGCAGGAAGCTAATCCTGAAAAATTGGTTGAAGCCATTGTAAACAATGCCGGAATCACAAAAGATGGTCTTTTTATGTGGATGACACCAGAAGACTGGAACGGAGTTATGAATACAAGTGTAAACGGTTTCTTTAATGTTACGCAGTTTTTTATTCAAAAAATGCTACGCAATAAATATGGCCGAATCGTAAATATGGTTTCCGTTTCTGGAGTAAAAGGAACTGCAGGACAAGCCAATTATTCAGCTGCAAAAGGTGCTATTGTAGCGACTACAAAAGCATTGGCACAAGAGGTAGCCAAAAGAAATATTACTGTAAATGCTGTTGCTCCTGGTTTTATCAGAACCGATATGACAAGTCAGCTGGACGAAAAAGAGTTACTAAAATTAATTCCGGTAAATCGTTTTGGTGAAGCCGAAGAGGTTGCAGATTTGGTAAGCTTTTTGATTTCAAAAAAATCAAGTTATATTACCGGTGAAATTATTAACATAAACGGCGGAATATATTCTTAA
- a CDS encoding beta-ketoacyl-ACP synthase III, protein MFEVYITKAAKYLPNEAVSNDEMEAYLGLINDTASKARRIILRNNKITSRYYAVDKKGKSTHSNAELTRNAILPLFDENFTPQDLEVLSCGTSTPDIFLPSHAAMVHGLLKNKSVELNSSTGVCCAGMNSLKFGFLSVRSGNSKNAICTGSEKVSTWLNAQKYNHEAENLKNLEEQPIIAFKKDFLRWMLSDGAGAFLLENKPRGPISLKIEWMEAFSYAYELETCMYAGGDKLENGEIKGWSDYTPEQWLNESVFSIKQDVKLLDEFILSKGAESMKDAMDKNNIKSEDITYFIPHVSSNFFVEGLKKGLTEKGIGMSDEKWFMNLSRVGNVGSASIYLALEELMNSGKLKKGDHILLSVPESGRFSFAYAYLTVC, encoded by the coding sequence ATGTTTGAAGTATACATCACAAAAGCTGCAAAATATTTGCCAAACGAAGCTGTTTCTAATGATGAAATGGAAGCCTATTTGGGCCTTATCAACGATACTGCCTCAAAAGCAAGACGTATTATTTTGCGCAACAACAAAATTACAAGCCGTTATTACGCTGTTGACAAAAAAGGTAAAAGTACACATAGTAATGCCGAATTAACAAGAAATGCAATTTTACCGTTATTCGACGAAAATTTTACGCCTCAGGATTTAGAAGTACTTTCATGCGGAACCTCAACGCCGGACATTTTTCTTCCTTCGCATGCTGCGATGGTTCATGGTTTACTAAAAAATAAATCGGTAGAATTAAACTCTTCAACAGGAGTTTGCTGCGCCGGAATGAACTCTCTTAAATTTGGTTTTCTTTCTGTGCGTTCCGGAAATTCAAAAAATGCCATCTGCACAGGTTCTGAAAAAGTTTCGACCTGGCTAAATGCTCAAAAATACAACCACGAAGCCGAGAATTTAAAAAATCTTGAAGAACAGCCAATTATTGCTTTCAAAAAAGATTTTTTACGCTGGATGCTTTCTGACGGTGCTGGTGCATTTTTATTAGAAAATAAACCACGCGGACCAATTTCTCTAAAAATAGAATGGATGGAAGCTTTTTCGTATGCTTACGAATTAGAAACTTGCATGTATGCTGGAGGTGATAAACTTGAAAACGGCGAAATCAAAGGTTGGAGCGATTATACACCAGAACAATGGCTAAACGAATCTGTTTTCTCTATTAAACAAGATGTAAAATTATTAGATGAATTTATCCTGTCTAAAGGTGCAGAAAGCATGAAAGACGCGATGGATAAAAACAACATCAAATCTGAAGATATTACTTATTTTATTCCTCACGTTTCTTCTAATTTCTTCGTTGAAGGATTAAAGAAAGGATTAACAGAAAAAGGAATCGGAATGAGCGATGAAAAATGGTTCATGAATCTTTCTAGAGTAGGTAACGTAGGTTCTGCCTCAATTTATCTGGCACTTGAAGAATTAATGAATTCCGGGAAATTGAAAAAAGGAGATCATATTCTTTTATCAGTTCCGGAAAGCGGAAGATTTTCTTTTGCTTACGCCTATTTAACTGTTTGCTAA
- a CDS encoding lipid A biosynthesis acyltransferase codes for MSEWDGKSKGTVLGYRIFVFLIQKAGVKSAYVLLYFVASYYFLFLKKSNRAIFYYFKERLQYSYFKSKKMVFKSYYTFGQTIIDKVSISAGMRNKFTYEFDGIETLKNLLAEKKGGVLISAHVGNFEIAEHFFGEIDIDFQINLVTTDLEHSAIKNYLESITQKPTVKFIIIKEDLSHIFEINAALANNELVCFTGDRYFEGTKSLSENILGKEANFPAGPFLIASRLKVPVVFVYVMKEPNLHYHLYAREATVKHRDEKALLKEYVTSVESILKKYPLQWFNYFDFWNDLKP; via the coding sequence ATGAGTGAATGGGATGGCAAATCAAAAGGAACGGTTTTAGGATATAGAATATTCGTTTTTTTGATTCAAAAAGCGGGTGTTAAATCTGCTTATGTTTTACTTTATTTTGTCGCCTCTTATTACTTTTTATTTTTAAAGAAAAGCAATCGCGCTATTTTTTATTATTTTAAAGAAAGGCTGCAATACTCCTATTTTAAATCAAAAAAAATGGTTTTCAAAAGTTATTACACTTTTGGACAAACCATTATTGATAAAGTTTCCATTTCGGCCGGAATGCGGAACAAATTTACCTATGAATTTGACGGAATCGAGACTTTAAAAAATCTTTTGGCAGAAAAAAAAGGCGGTGTACTAATTAGCGCACATGTTGGTAATTTTGAAATCGCCGAACATTTTTTTGGAGAAATTGATATCGATTTTCAAATCAATTTAGTTACTACAGATTTAGAGCATTCTGCCATCAAAAATTATTTGGAAAGCATTACCCAAAAACCAACCGTAAAATTCATCATTATCAAAGAAGATTTGTCTCATATTTTTGAGATCAATGCTGCTTTGGCCAATAACGAATTGGTTTGTTTTACAGGCGACCGCTATTTTGAAGGCACAAAATCACTTTCTGAAAATATTTTAGGCAAAGAAGCAAACTTTCCTGCCGGACCATTTTTAATTGCTTCGAGATTAAAAGTTCCGGTTGTCTTCGTTTATGTTATGAAAGAGCCAAATTTACATTATCATTTATACGCAAGAGAAGCTACAGTAAAACATCGCGACGAAAAAGCATTGCTAAAAGAATACGTAACAAGTGTAGAAAGCATTCTAAAAAAATACCCTTTACAATGGTTTAATTATTTCGATTTCTGGAATGATTTGAAGCCTTAA
- a CDS encoding tryptophan 7-halogenase — protein MTKEFVDVLVIGAGPSGCVSASYLFKNNVKVKVVEKTKFPRLVVGESLIPRVMDHFAEAELFEALDAMNFEKKLGARFIRGEEICNFDFSVKFGEGWDWTWQVPRADFDNTMAQEIIRKGIDLEFETEVLEVSFEGKNSKTIVKDKDGNLKEIHAKFIIDSSGYGRVLPRLLDLDTPSKLDPHSSIFTHVKDINREEGVEGTQISFDILETEVWLWVIPFSNGNTSLGVVGPTDFINSLSENKDNAEALRNAIQKSDYYIKRFAGTEFLFEPVKLENYSRAVKRMYGDGFALTGNSSEFLDPVFSSGVAFATESGMLAAKLYLKESQGIPVDWEVEFTQYMKRGIAVFTTYVQEWYTGNLQTLFFHQPENPEVKEKICAVLAGYVWNEENSFVKKHDHVIANMAYLLNMQKEQSPE, from the coding sequence ATGACAAAGGAGTTTGTTGATGTTTTAGTGATTGGTGCAGGACCGTCTGGATGTGTCTCGGCATCGTATCTTTTTAAAAACAATGTTAAGGTTAAAGTTGTAGAAAAAACGAAGTTTCCGAGACTTGTGGTAGGCGAAAGCCTTATTCCGCGAGTAATGGATCATTTTGCTGAGGCAGAATTGTTTGAGGCTCTTGATGCAATGAACTTTGAGAAAAAGTTAGGCGCTCGTTTTATTAGAGGAGAAGAAATCTGCAATTTTGATTTCAGCGTAAAATTTGGAGAAGGATGGGATTGGACTTGGCAAGTTCCAAGAGCTGATTTTGACAATACAATGGCTCAGGAAATTATAAGAAAAGGAATTGATTTAGAATTTGAAACTGAAGTTTTGGAAGTTTCTTTTGAAGGGAAAAATTCAAAAACTATCGTAAAAGATAAAGACGGAAACCTAAAAGAAATTCACGCAAAATTTATCATTGACTCCAGCGGATACGGACGCGTTTTGCCAAGACTTTTAGATTTGGATACACCGTCAAAATTAGATCCGCATTCTTCTATTTTTACTCATGTTAAAGATATTAATAGAGAAGAAGGGGTAGAGGGAACTCAAATTTCATTTGATATTTTAGAAACTGAAGTTTGGCTTTGGGTAATTCCTTTTTCGAACGGAAATACAAGTTTGGGTGTTGTTGGCCCAACAGATTTTATCAATTCGCTTTCTGAAAATAAAGATAATGCCGAGGCTTTGCGAAATGCCATTCAGAAATCGGATTATTATATTAAAAGATTTGCTGGAACAGAATTTCTATTTGAGCCAGTTAAATTAGAAAACTACTCAAGAGCCGTAAAAAGAATGTACGGCGATGGTTTTGCTTTAACAGGAAACAGTTCTGAATTCTTAGATCCAGTTTTCTCATCAGGTGTAGCTTTTGCAACCGAATCTGGAATGCTGGCAGCAAAATTATATTTGAAAGAATCACAAGGAATTCCTGTTGATTGGGAAGTGGAATTTACACAATACATGAAACGCGGAATTGCCGTTTTCACCACTTATGTTCAAGAATGGTACACAGGAAATCTGCAGACATTATTCTTCCATCAGCCGGAAAATCCAGAAGTAAAAGAAAAAATATGTGCCGTTTTAGCAGGTTATGTGTGGAACGAAGAAAATTCGTTTGTCAAAAAACATGATCACGTAATTGCGAATATGGCGTATTTATTGAATATGCAAAAAGAACAAAGCCCTGAATAA
- a CDS encoding phosphopantetheine-binding protein, translated as MNKEEIIAKINGFLVDEFEVDNDDIEPNANLKDTLGLDSLDYVDLVVSIESNFGVKLVEADFVGISDFQSFYDLIENKLKAKTA; from the coding sequence ATGAATAAAGAAGAGATAATAGCAAAAATTAATGGTTTTTTGGTTGATGAATTTGAAGTAGACAATGATGACATTGAACCAAATGCTAATTTAAAAGACACACTTGGCTTAGATAGTTTAGATTATGTTGATTTGGTAGTTTCAATAGAATCTAACTTTGGCGTAAAACTAGTTGAGGCTGATTTTGTTGGAATCTCTGATTTCCAAAGTTTCTATGACCTTATCGAAAATAAATTAAAAGCCAAAACAGCTTAA
- a CDS encoding dialkylrecorsinol condensing enzyme DarA, translating to MKNVLVIYYTQSGQLESIAQNIAKPFLNSENINVTFHEIQLEKPFPFPWNKDAFFDAFPESFLQIPTALKPVPEEILNTKYDLVLFHYQVWYLSPSIPINSFLKSDEAKKILNNTSVITISGSRNMWIMAQEKIKTLLKEANSQLVGNVALVDRVGNLISVITIVEWMFSGVKKKYLGIFPLPGVSEKDINESPKFGEVMLSAFNENNLQHLQPKLVEIGAVKISPYLVTVDKTANKIFNKWSNLIFKNQKNRKKLLKVFNVYLFLAIWLISPIVYILHLISYPFKLKTIKRETQYYQGV from the coding sequence ATGAAAAATGTTCTCGTTATTTATTATACTCAATCCGGACAGTTAGAAAGTATTGCGCAAAACATCGCAAAACCATTTCTAAACTCAGAGAATATAAATGTAACTTTTCACGAAATACAATTAGAAAAACCGTTTCCTTTTCCGTGGAATAAGGATGCTTTTTTTGACGCCTTTCCGGAATCTTTTTTACAGATTCCGACAGCGTTAAAACCAGTTCCTGAAGAAATTTTAAATACAAAATACGATCTGGTTCTTTTCCATTATCAGGTTTGGTATTTATCGCCTTCCATTCCAATTAACTCGTTTTTAAAAAGCGACGAAGCCAAAAAAATCCTCAACAACACGTCCGTTATAACAATTAGCGGTTCGAGAAATATGTGGATTATGGCTCAGGAAAAAATCAAAACGTTACTTAAAGAAGCCAATTCACAATTAGTTGGCAATGTAGCTCTTGTAGATCGTGTTGGAAATTTAATAAGCGTTATTACAATTGTAGAATGGATGTTCTCTGGTGTTAAGAAAAAATATTTAGGCATTTTTCCGCTTCCGGGAGTTTCAGAAAAAGACATAAACGAATCTCCAAAGTTTGGAGAAGTTATGCTTTCAGCGTTTAACGAGAATAATTTACAGCATTTACAGCCAAAATTGGTAGAAATTGGTGCCGTAAAGATTAGTCCATATTTAGTAACTGTAGACAAAACAGCCAATAAAATTTTCAATAAATGGTCAAACCTCATTTTTAAAAATCAAAAAAACCGAAAAAAGCTTCTAAAAGTATTTAATGTTTATTTATTCTTGGCAATTTGGTTAATCTCGCCAATAGTGTATATATTGCACTTGATTTCCTACCCTTTTAAGTTAAAAACCATAAAAAGAGAAACTCAATATTATCAAGGAGTTTAG
- a CDS encoding L-rhamnose mutarotase: MATQKFYLALDLKDDADLIAEYKELHENVWPEIKKSIQDSGIEVLDIYCTGNRLFMIIEADADFTFEKKDQADAANEKVQEWETLMWKFQQALPWAKPGQKWIVMDKIFGL, from the coding sequence ATGGCAACTCAAAAATTCTATCTGGCGTTAGACCTAAAAGATGATGCAGATTTAATTGCAGAATACAAAGAACTGCATGAAAATGTCTGGCCAGAAATCAAAAAAAGCATTCAAGATTCTGGAATTGAAGTTTTGGATATTTACTGCACAGGAAATCGATTGTTCATGATCATCGAAGCAGATGCTGATTTTACTTTCGAAAAGAAAGATCAAGCCGATGCAGCAAACGAAAAAGTTCAGGAATGGGAAACTTTAATGTGGAAATTTCAGCAAGCTTTACCATGGGCAAAACCGGGACAAAAATGGATTGTAATGGATAAGATTTTTGGATTGTAA